CCTGAATCAAGCTCTTCCAACAAAAAGAAATTAAAGTGAACTTAAATCTTTCGAGTAGTAATTTGAATAGTATAAAAATTAGAAAAATCTTAATCTATTGCCTAATTTTAATTAGGTTCAGGTATAATTAAATGTGGAAAAACTTGACCCGTACTGTAATCATCCCAAATTAAGATCAGGTATCTTGAACCAGGAGAATGAGTTTTGTAAACTAGAACAAATTCCTCGAAATATGAAATGATAGTATTAACATTATTAGGGAAGTCATTTTTGCCTAGGGCAAAACAAATCATAACTTTATGAGGGGCGTTAATCACTAATAATTTTTCAAAATCAACTTTTAGATCAATTTTTTTTCTCCCACTTAATTCACTTTCCAACGCAACTTTTACTGATTCGAGGTAACCATTATCATTCAAATTATAGGCTATAAGATCAAGTAACCATTCCGCCCTATGCAGCGAAGAAGACACTGTAAAACCCATGTTGCCAATAGCTTCGCCAAGTCTTGATTTTATTTCTTTTGTAACATTGGTAATAGATTGTTGTGTTTTCTGCATTTTAAAATATTCTTGTGTTATGGCCACAACAGTATTTGCAATTAGAATTTCAAGTTCGTCTAAATTTTGTTTATTATTTTCAACCTCCATTTGATAAATTTTCAATGATTTATTGTGTGTCTAGATAATCTAATTAATTGTCTTATCAACTGTGAGAATAATAATTGAATTATCTCTTTATAAATTGGCATTCTGAAATTTCTTCTAATATTTTACTAAAATATTGAGATATTGCTGGTATTTGGTCATTTTCCTTCGTAATGTAATCTGACAGAAATCTGTAATTTTCAATGATGACAGCCTTATCTTCAGAATAATAAACCCAAGACTCGGTATTCTCAAATGGTTCCTCAGTTGCTTCTAAATCTGCCTTTAAAGATTCTATTAGTTGAGTGGCTTCTTTGGGTATCCATAGTCTTATTCCAATGTAAATAATATCATCACCATAATACCAACGGAACCCAGTATTAATCCAGAATTTAAAGTTTTCAAATTTCTTTTCATGTGAAATGCCATACCATGAATCTGGTAATTTTGTTCCTTTTGAAGTTGCCGGAAATGAGCCTAATGAGTTCACATAAGCTGGCTTAATATGTTGTAAAACTTCATCCATTTTTGAAATGGTTGTAGCAATTGAATTTAGCGTAGCAAGATCAGTATAATTAAAGTTTTTAGTGTCGTCCATATTTTCTTCTTTTAAATAGTTTTTAAGCTGTTGTGTAATTTCAGAGTGGTTTTTATTTACTAGTGAATAAATCACATCCCACTTTAATGCTTTAAAATTAATGTTATCTAAAGGCTTGAAATTTTCATGATTTTCATCAAAGTATTTTGTAATATATACAAGATGTTTATTTAAATTTTTATGGTGCTTGGTAAGAATTTTACAATAATCTGAAAGTTGATTCTCTCTTTCAGAATGTTCAATTTTACTTTCAATTAAAATAATTGAATTCCTATTCTTAGAATATATTTCTAAGTCAGGAATACCAAGATTTGGGTAGCTTTGTTGTGTGATAATTTGAGGATCATCTATAAACGGAATATCTAGGTTGTTGAAAAAGGCATGACGGAAATGGGGATCATTTTCGAGACAATATCCTAAAATCTCCGTCAGAAAATTTTCTCGGTTATTTTTGTTTTCTCTTTGGCGATATGAATATATTCTATTGAAGATTGAGGTCATAAAGCTTTAATTATTTATTGCTTTTGCGGTTGTAATCAAACCCTCTACCTCATCATGAATTTCCAAATCATTATTAGAATTCAAAATATAATATTCTTTAAATCTAATATCCCCAATAGGACCATAGGACACTAGACCATTAGAAGTCTTTATTTTTTTAAGTAGTTCAGTATGGTTGCTTCCGTCATTAAAATGGTGTTGCATGAATATTTTACCTGATTTAGAATAAATCGTCATTTTACTATTTGTTTGATTTTCATACCAAACACCTATAACCTTATCTGCATTTATTTTTTCAGAAGAAGAAGATAATTGTTTTTCTTCCTCGGCAGACATTCCAAGAATTGAAGCATTCAAATCTGGAGTGTAATGAGTGATAGCCCATGCGCCCTTGTCTACAACCATACCTGGTAAATAGTATTCTATAAAAATTCTTTCGTATGGTTCATTAATTTGATTTTTTAGGTTTTCTGCTAACTCTTTTAATTCGGTAAGGCTTATCTTTTTTGAAAGTCTGATTGTTAGACTATATTTTAAATTTTTAATCCTATTTGATTCAATTATTTGGTAATTAAGGGCTTGACTTTTTGATTTTTCATTTGGTTTGGAATTGTTTTTATCAATAGAAGTCGTATTGTTTGATGATTTTGGTTTGTAGGGTTTAGAGCTATATGTTTCTAATCTTGAAAGTCTTGTGGTTTCATTTTTATAGATGAAAAAAATCAGGACAGATAATACTGCGATAGAACCTGAAATTATAATTATTTGCTTAGACCACTTTGACATATTTTTCTGATTTAAATTTAGCTCAAAGTCATTTTTTGATTATTTGAAAAGAAATAGATATATCGTTGAAATAAGAATTTAATGTATAAACACCTTGATTCAGTGATTCAATTTTATTAATCGTTTTTCTTTTACCTTTATTTAGCATTAGTACTTGACCTGTTCCGTCAATAATAGTGAATTTAGACCCTTTAGGGGCTTCGATAGTGAAGTTAGTATTTACAGGGTTGGGGTAGAATTTAAAATCAGTTTTGATTTCTTCATCTGAGGAAAGAATTTCTTCATCCTCCACATCGTCTGCTTCTTCTCCTCCCCAGATTAGACCTACATATTCGGGGTGGTCTATGAAAGGATTGCGGTTTTCTTGGAAGGAATAGATGACATCATTTCTTTCTCTTTCTATTTCATCTACTGGATCTGCTTCGTGCCACTCGAGCAAGACTGAAAGTCGAGCGTGGTAGGGTTCATTGCTATCATTGCTTAATAGTTCTTCTCTTAATTCTAAATCGGGTTCACCGCTTTTACCTTCATAGCGAGTGGCCATGTAGAAAAGGATTCGAGCTACATCTCCTTTTACTTCGTCCCGTGGTTCCCATATCCATTCGGATGAACTTGTGTAGCTGTCTGTTTCTCCTTGGTATTGACCTGATTCATCTATGTATTGAACTGTGGCTTCATCAAAATTGCGGTTGTTACGGGCTGAGTTGGTAGAGATATCTGCAGCTCGTAGGTTATGAACGTCAGTTCCTGGACCTCTATTTGTACCTAAACTTCCACGGCTTTTAGCCCAGACGTG
This is a stretch of genomic DNA from Marivirga harenae. It encodes these proteins:
- a CDS encoding PD-(D/E)XK nuclease family protein; the encoded protein is MTSIFNRIYSYRQRENKNNRENFLTEILGYCLENDPHFRHAFFNNLDIPFIDDPQIITQQSYPNLGIPDLEIYSKNRNSIILIESKIEHSERENQLSDYCKILTKHHKNLNKHLVYITKYFDENHENFKPLDNINFKALKWDVIYSLVNKNHSEITQQLKNYLKEENMDDTKNFNYTDLATLNSIATTISKMDEVLQHIKPAYVNSLGSFPATSKGTKLPDSWYGISHEKKFENFKFWINTGFRWYYGDDIIYIGIRLWIPKEATQLIESLKADLEATEEPFENTESWVYYSEDKAVIIENYRFLSDYITKENDQIPAISQYFSKILEEISECQFIKR
- a CDS encoding endonuclease gives rise to the protein MKTQLTLFLSLLVFSLSAQIPEGYYETTAGLDGEDLKAELHEIINDHVVYTYTSSNTDTWDILKQTDKDPEEGSYVIGFYSGFKMDASEEYDNGNGWNREHVWAKSRGSLGTNRGPGTDVHNLRAADISTNSARNNRNFDEATVQYIDESGQYQGETDSYTSSSEWIWEPRDEVKGDVARILFYMATRYEGKSGEPDLELREELLSNDSNEPYHARLSVLLEWHEADPVDEIERERNDVIYSFQENRNPFIDHPEYVGLIWGGEEADDVEDEEILSSDEEIKTDFKFYPNPVNTNFTIEAPKGSKFTIIDGTGQVLMLNKGKRKTINKIESLNQGVYTLNSYFNDISISFQIIKK